The genomic stretch GAAGCGCCATTGAATTGAAAAACCATCCACCGAATATTTCTAACACCATCATTGATGCCGTTAAAATCGTTGCAATCAAAATACGTTTTTGTGCAAGTGGATTTCCTTCATCAAACTGATGTTGATGATGACGTGATACACTATGATCCTGCATAATATTTAAACCCAATATACTCCCTACCAGTATATTGAATTATACAAGAGAACACAGATGAGTCACATTGGTCAGGATAAAAAAATAGTTAATCGTGTAAAACGACTAAAAGGACAAATCAACAGCATTGAGCATGCTGTTGAACAGACAGATATTTCATGTATAGAAATACTACAACAAGTTGCTGCAATTAAAGGGGC from Acinetobacter pittii encodes the following:
- a CDS encoding metal/formaldehyde-sensitive transcriptional repressor — encoded protein: MSHIGQDKKIVNRVKRLKGQINSIEHAVEQTDISCIEILQQVAAIKGAINGLMSELMEQHLHHHVLKDAQVDQNELDEFLKVLKRYG